The Candidatus Poribacteria bacterium genome includes a window with the following:
- a CDS encoding T9SS type A sorting domain-containing protein gives MNRLNRQNSDSTMLNLWDSYVFRLTLYALCCFHLFDTWTLDVHANTNASTDQNGITVEVNLPKLEVSTVKRNGIRYQTVSFEGSGFTNEAGNPQLPVSRVTLGVPPNVKFRVEVLHTTTETRSGYRISPVPHRVPKLRSESTSSFSHPENFETLEEEWREDGPAYSSNRIYDGYIRSQRVLYLELRPVQYQPKSRMLRIHSRMTVRVHFIRQSSNNRFHSASASRSQFTPAEPASFERMYQNVLLNYNEAKHWRVPTTSAAAAPGALDLDRSIGAGPAVQEQTNGNRYKILVDKTGIYRLTSDDLRRKWGVNLSGVDPRRLHLRTNGKEIPIYIHGEADGRFDRGDFIDFLGIDAKSRYTRWNVYWLSAERTRGARISEIHGSPDDPTAKLVPSFRSKLYFEEDHFHNNLRHVEPKDVSPDDKHGWFEALDFWYWTGVKNLADANEVDLEFPLYDLTQSFDPPSIRITLQGGTPTDHEALVSINNIRIDEVKWSDQEVVIVDKKLRVWNNLRDATQGEKNAITLARIDTTEEENTLAFSHHIYINSFGVEYTRLLKAVNDSLEFATPATTDPYNARIRRRLEYNVQTFLSPDVAIFEHDGEVLVSKFQNLKIDRIDLDRVERNRLREINRINADANGTSQPSLHDIPRVAYNATFQVRDAHDGKYIAVSSASVRQPVQVEAETPSDLLSTSNGADYLIISHPIFLEPSNRLARWRSTPKGGGYRTKVVDVTQIYDIFSNGMVNPQAIKDFLTYAYKNWQSPALSYVTIMGDGTYDHRGVDREVYPEPPELTGYIPTHYIWTISFGKTSVDHWYTTVNGIDELPDFYIGRLSVETLEQAENVVEKLINYEDKRPNGNWRRRILSVADDEINNSSDEIFKKSLASISKNQALLGYETVPIYLEDVKNMVEANKAAYPELPQRVAKDMIIDAMGDGAVIAQYAGHGGRIVWAHEAIFDNRAIDQVSDTDHLPFMLVLSCYNGYFDAPGEPSMAEKMLRKDKSGIVAMLSATRLTYGSGNDALNNIIFDMIFQRNIRQLGPISFDSKIEQLIQDGRGQLNVMLEYTLFGDPAMKLAMADYEIEADIETRTVTAGQFLKISPGQIVEATYDPAIKQKRFTPISNFNGRLYAKAVFPGTYSNIEGEEELLKVYLGNVPVTQETTVVNGKFSGLSIPVPKGISAGEGHVEFYAESATSIAATGRSFTVLVPKILDIQPELVAGSPGSEPSHFRISTQVSDELNEQGIKLVILEWRDPEKRESFEEVMIRDTSRGNGWYTTPKPLPLPTNRASIRYEITVVDIDSRHVYSGRRTYRPFVFPDVRVTSGLGFSGPLIYYDHSREDSAWTINADIEQIEDIELKENLEVAFFAGNPDRDGDGVVDTSAKLLGKTQIPPSAWQRRDPVEPHKNSLKTGGETDSLGRPRAFRDRPLNTNWIATATLKHELSIGNHEVFVYVDPAFNPSEMPYGKLREGDEKDNITSRLIPVQSVLIGQRDQHIFSQDAAIDFRIPAHAVPQPAVLTITPLNSHQQPKPVNSSSLVPVTLPSGEDTVAYNAALDTASLNQNLLQQPITVELRFDRLALQETIKDELGLEEISDPAPDQIVTIDEGTESIAKEIGMYLWVETLKNWVRLDSELVTSSDGLMEIQSTLANISASNHGDGEIRTVRIEPTAARVGKWVLLFTSSETYRLLISEEGRSLELINPNRFVDPSFEVPGIFSDGVAIGIDLGENDFQFGDVITFQIFGSVSSGSDTTYFASSFREENIGRGSLQYVRLDENSSMPPDQWIILLTDSEHFQIEGEKHGHLSRNGQTVRGKVGSEFVYPEFGLRIKILAGQREFEAGDSFRFNTIETGRIRAELPMSGTLTLMQSNDTIPPDLQLTIGKQNFIDGDPVSTEPFIQATLTDENGIDYITRPVYLEISRDNQQFTSISETEYRLNNVSGSNQVSLNYQSPKLEPGTYRVRLSASDLDGNKSEEEIEFRIHKILQLLNAMNYPNPFGDKTVITCELTGAADEMTVKIYSLSGRLVNEFTEPARAGFTMIPWDGRDRDGDNVANGVYYCKIRVKMPGEKDLTEYIKMMKLK, from the coding sequence ATGAACCGTCTGAACCGGCAAAACAGTGATTCCACAATGCTGAATCTATGGGATTCTTACGTTTTCCGCTTGACGCTTTACGCATTATGTTGTTTCCATCTGTTTGACACCTGGACTTTAGACGTTCACGCAAATACAAACGCTAGCACCGATCAGAACGGAATAACCGTCGAGGTTAATCTTCCAAAACTTGAAGTCTCGACAGTTAAACGGAATGGGATTCGGTATCAGACTGTCAGTTTTGAAGGAAGTGGATTTACCAATGAAGCAGGAAATCCACAACTCCCTGTGTCGCGCGTAACGCTTGGTGTGCCACCAAACGTCAAGTTTCGCGTTGAAGTCCTTCATACCACGACAGAAACACGGTCCGGTTATCGCATCTCGCCTGTGCCACACCGTGTTCCTAAGCTTCGTAGTGAGAGCACCTCTTCCTTTTCCCATCCCGAAAACTTCGAAACACTCGAAGAAGAATGGCGCGAAGATGGTCCCGCCTACAGTTCCAACAGGATTTATGACGGTTATATCCGCTCCCAACGGGTGCTTTATCTAGAACTCCGTCCAGTCCAGTATCAACCAAAATCGAGAATGTTGCGGATTCATTCTCGTATGACCGTCCGCGTCCACTTTATACGCCAAAGTTCAAATAACAGATTCCACAGCGCTAGTGCTTCACGTTCTCAATTTACGCCCGCAGAGCCGGCATCATTTGAACGGATGTACCAAAACGTTCTGTTAAACTACAATGAGGCTAAACATTGGCGTGTCCCGACGACAAGCGCGGCTGCTGCGCCGGGCGCTTTGGATCTCGATCGCAGCATCGGAGCAGGGCCCGCAGTACAGGAACAAACGAATGGAAACCGGTATAAGATTCTCGTCGATAAAACCGGTATCTATCGCCTGACGAGCGATGACTTGCGTCGGAAATGGGGGGTTAATTTGAGCGGGGTTGATCCGCGGCGTTTACACCTTAGAACAAACGGTAAGGAGATTCCGATATACATTCATGGTGAAGCGGATGGGCGTTTTGACCGTGGCGATTTCATAGATTTTCTCGGTATAGATGCAAAGAGTCGATATACAAGGTGGAATGTCTATTGGCTCAGTGCTGAACGCACGCGAGGGGCGCGTATTTCCGAAATCCATGGTAGTCCTGATGACCCAACAGCAAAGCTGGTTCCTAGTTTCCGCTCGAAACTGTACTTTGAAGAGGATCATTTCCACAATAACCTGCGACATGTTGAACCTAAAGATGTATCGCCAGATGACAAACACGGCTGGTTTGAAGCGCTTGACTTCTGGTACTGGACCGGTGTCAAAAACTTAGCTGATGCAAATGAAGTGGATCTCGAATTTCCGCTTTACGACCTCACGCAGAGCTTTGATCCACCGAGTATCCGCATCACTTTGCAAGGTGGTACACCAACCGATCATGAGGCTCTGGTTTCAATTAACAATATTCGGATTGATGAGGTGAAGTGGTCAGACCAAGAAGTTGTCATAGTTGATAAAAAACTACGGGTCTGGAACAATTTGCGGGATGCAACCCAAGGCGAAAAGAATGCGATTACCCTCGCTCGAATTGATACCACAGAAGAAGAAAATACCCTAGCCTTTTCTCATCACATTTATATTAATTCTTTCGGGGTCGAGTATACGCGCCTGCTAAAAGCAGTCAACGATTCTCTTGAATTCGCCACACCTGCTACCACCGACCCATACAATGCCCGGATACGGCGTCGGTTGGAGTATAATGTCCAAACCTTCTTATCCCCAGATGTAGCAATCTTTGAACATGACGGTGAGGTGCTGGTATCAAAGTTCCAAAATCTCAAAATTGACCGTATAGATCTGGATCGAGTTGAACGCAACCGCCTCCGCGAAATCAACCGCATCAATGCCGATGCCAACGGCACAAGTCAACCTTCACTACACGACATCCCGCGGGTTGCCTACAACGCAACGTTCCAAGTACGCGATGCACACGATGGGAAGTATATCGCGGTCTCCTCGGCGAGTGTACGTCAGCCGGTTCAGGTTGAGGCGGAGACACCGAGCGATCTACTCTCTACTAGCAATGGCGCAGATTACCTGATCATCAGTCATCCAATATTCCTTGAGCCATCGAACAGGTTGGCACGATGGAGATCAACACCAAAGGGCGGTGGATACCGAACGAAGGTCGTTGATGTTACACAGATTTACGACATCTTCAGCAACGGCATGGTCAATCCGCAAGCTATCAAGGACTTCCTGACCTATGCCTATAAAAATTGGCAATCGCCCGCGCTCTCTTATGTCACAATTATGGGAGATGGCACGTACGATCACCGTGGGGTTGATAGGGAAGTTTATCCAGAACCTCCAGAATTGACGGGATATATCCCAACCCATTACATCTGGACCATCTCCTTCGGGAAGACCTCAGTTGATCACTGGTATACAACAGTAAACGGCATTGATGAACTGCCCGATTTCTACATTGGAAGATTGAGTGTGGAAACACTCGAGCAAGCCGAAAACGTTGTCGAGAAACTCATCAACTATGAGGATAAACGACCCAACGGGAACTGGCGCCGCCGGATCCTTTCCGTAGCAGATGACGAAATCAATAACTCTAGCGATGAGATCTTCAAGAAAAGTTTAGCCTCGATTTCAAAAAACCAAGCGCTGCTCGGTTACGAAACCGTCCCGATTTACCTCGAAGACGTAAAGAACATGGTTGAAGCGAATAAAGCAGCCTACCCTGAACTGCCACAGCGAGTGGCAAAGGACATGATTATTGACGCAATGGGCGACGGTGCGGTTATCGCGCAATATGCAGGGCATGGCGGTCGAATTGTTTGGGCACATGAGGCAATCTTTGACAATCGGGCAATTGATCAGGTTAGTGATACGGATCACCTCCCATTCATGCTAGTGTTGAGCTGTTACAACGGCTATTTTGATGCGCCCGGCGAACCGAGCATGGCGGAAAAGATGCTCCGAAAGGATAAAAGCGGAATTGTCGCCATGTTGAGCGCCACGCGCCTGACCTACGGCAGCGGTAACGATGCACTCAATAACATCATTTTTGATATGATTTTCCAGCGAAATATACGGCAACTCGGACCAATCAGCTTCGACTCAAAGATCGAACAGTTAATACAGGATGGCCGTGGACAACTCAACGTCATGTTGGAATACACCCTCTTTGGAGATCCGGCGATGAAACTCGCTATGGCGGATTATGAGATTGAGGCAGATATTGAAACGCGAACCGTTACAGCCGGACAATTTCTCAAAATCTCTCCGGGGCAGATTGTCGAAGCTACCTACGACCCTGCAATTAAGCAAAAACGGTTTACGCCAATTTCAAATTTCAATGGACGGCTCTATGCAAAAGCAGTTTTTCCCGGCACCTATTCAAACATTGAAGGCGAAGAAGAGCTCTTGAAGGTATACTTAGGCAATGTTCCTGTCACCCAAGAGACAACCGTCGTAAACGGAAAATTCTCCGGACTTTCCATCCCTGTGCCCAAAGGAATTAGTGCAGGCGAGGGCCATGTTGAATTTTATGCCGAAAGTGCGACCAGTATCGCTGCCACTGGACGCTCATTTACCGTGCTTGTACCGAAGATCCTTGATATACAGCCGGAACTCGTCGCTGGCAGCCCGGGTAGTGAGCCTTCTCATTTTCGTATATCCACACAGGTTTCCGATGAATTGAATGAACAAGGTATCAAGTTAGTTATCCTAGAGTGGCGAGACCCGGAAAAACGGGAATCGTTTGAAGAAGTGATGATCCGGGATACATCGCGCGGCAACGGCTGGTATACAACTCCCAAGCCATTACCATTACCAACCAACCGAGCCAGCATCCGATATGAGATTACGGTGGTTGATATCGACAGTCGACACGTCTATTCCGGACGGAGGACATATCGTCCGTTTGTATTTCCCGACGTGCGAGTTACATCCGGCCTGGGATTCTCAGGTCCGTTAATCTACTATGACCACTCCCGCGAAGATAGTGCATGGACGATTAACGCAGATATTGAGCAGATTGAAGATATAGAACTCAAAGAGAATCTAGAAGTCGCTTTTTTTGCAGGCAACCCTGATCGTGATGGGGATGGCGTTGTTGATACTAGTGCAAAGCTGCTTGGGAAGACCCAGATTCCCCCTAGCGCATGGCAGCGCAGAGATCCGGTAGAACCTCACAAAAATTCACTCAAGACCGGGGGTGAAACCGATAGCCTAGGCCGTCCTCGTGCTTTCAGGGATAGACCTCTTAACACCAACTGGATCGCAACAGCAACCCTTAAACATGAATTGTCGATCGGCAATCACGAGGTTTTCGTCTATGTCGATCCTGCCTTCAACCCCAGCGAAATGCCTTATGGAAAACTGCGCGAAGGCGATGAGAAAGACAATATTACATCGCGTCTCATTCCAGTTCAGAGTGTCCTCATCGGTCAAAGAGATCAGCATATTTTTAGCCAAGATGCAGCGATCGATTTCCGCATACCCGCTCACGCTGTTCCGCAACCCGCTGTTTTGACGATCACACCGCTAAATAGCCACCAGCAGCCGAAACCGGTGAATTCATCGAGTCTCGTCCCTGTCACGCTGCCAAGCGGGGAGGACACTGTTGCCTACAATGCGGCGCTGGACACAGCGTCATTGAATCAAAATCTGCTGCAACAGCCAATAACAGTGGAGCTGCGATTCGATCGTTTGGCATTGCAAGAAACAATTAAGGACGAGCTAGGATTAGAAGAAATTTCAGATCCGGCTCCTGATCAGATCGTGACGATTGATGAAGGTACGGAGTCTATCGCAAAAGAGATTGGCATGTATCTGTGGGTGGAGACACTGAAGAACTGGGTTCGGCTTGATTCCGAATTGGTTACATCATCCGACGGACTGATGGAAATTCAATCTACGCTCGCAAACATCAGCGCATCGAACCACGGTGATGGTGAAATCCGCACAGTTAGAATTGAGCCAACGGCCGCACGGGTGGGCAAGTGGGTGTTGCTGTTTACATCATCCGAAACTTACCGCCTGCTAATCAGCGAAGAAGGCAGATCGCTCGAACTCATCAATCCAAATCGGTTCGTGGACCCATCGTTCGAAGTTCCGGGTATATTTAGCGATGGCGTTGCCATCGGAATAGATTTAGGCGAGAATGATTTCCAGTTTGGAGATGTTATCACTTTCCAAATCTTTGGCAGTGTGTCCAGCGGTTCCGATACAACGTACTTTGCCTCTTCTTTCCGCGAAGAAAATATTGGGAGAGGCAGCCTCCAATATGTCCGTCTCGACGAAAATTCATCAATGCCACCGGATCAATGGATCATTCTGCTCACGGATTCGGAACATTTCCAGATTGAAGGGGAAAAACATGGTCACCTATCACGGAACGGTCAGACTGTACGCGGTAAGGTCGGCAGCGAGTTCGTTTACCCTGAATTCGGTCTGCGCATCAAGATATTAGCTGGTCAGCGAGAATTTGAGGCGGGAGATAGCTTCCGGTTTAATACAATAGAGACGGGACGAATCCGCGCTGAACTCCCGATGTCCGGTACGTTGACACTGATGCAAAGCAATGACACTATCCCTCCTGACCTCCAGTTGACAATTGGCAAACAGAATTTTATTGATGGAGATCCAGTATCTACAGAACCGTTCATCCAAGCAACACTTACAGACGAGAACGGTATTGATTACATTACTCGCCCGGTCTATCTTGAAATCAGCCGGGATAATCAGCAATTCACGTCAATCTCAGAGACGGAATATCGGCTGAATAACGTTTCAGGGTCTAATCAGGTTAGTCTGAACTACCAGTCACCTAAGTTAGAACCGGGAACCTATCGGGTCCGCCTAAGTGCCAGTGATCTTGATGGGAACAAATCGGAGGAAGAGATTGAATTCCGTATCCACAAAATCCTTCAACTCCTCAATGCAATGAACTACCCTAACCCATTCGGCGATAAAACTGTAATTACCTGTGAGCTGACTGGAGCCGCTGATGAAATGACGGTTAAAATTTACAGTCTGTCGGGGCGATTGGTCAATGAGTTTACCGAACCGGCACGGGCAGGGTTCACGATGATACCTTGGGACGGACGCGATCGAGATGGCGATAATGTCGCCAACGGCGTGTACTACTGCAAGATTCGCGTTAAGATGCCGGGGGAGAAGGATTTGACCGAATACATCAAAATGATGAAATTAAAGTGA
- a CDS encoding HEAT repeat domain-containing protein translates to MKRYFKLPIVAIGIAAFLISCGSQNPYLSKGKELIKSDKRRKEERAAQQFKLAIQHEQDNAEAHYLLGYYDSELFYADATPDKMSASIEERGKHMFQAYQNDKRKYLEILVFETLRNREPDVQNAALDALKRIYQQADRKKLLNALKKAIKSKDNRDRHDAQWVLASLGRDHPEEIVPILIDLLDHKRRETRLNVIKALGAIGDKSAIPLLVEVVNSGAAKWQRDREDPEIRGLAVEALGKIGGTAVEQLVEIVENKGSSMRVDAIQALEQLGDERAVKPLLEVLSEQGNREVVVNF, encoded by the coding sequence ATGAAGAGATATTTTAAGTTACCTATCGTTGCAATTGGCATCGCCGCTTTTCTCATCAGTTGCGGAAGCCAAAATCCGTACCTTTCCAAGGGCAAAGAACTGATCAAATCTGACAAACGACGGAAAGAGGAACGTGCCGCCCAACAGTTCAAGCTGGCAATTCAACATGAGCAAGATAATGCGGAAGCACACTATCTTCTCGGCTACTACGATTCTGAACTGTTTTACGCAGATGCAACCCCAGACAAGATGAGCGCCTCGATCGAAGAACGAGGTAAGCACATGTTTCAAGCTTACCAAAACGACAAGCGAAAATACCTCGAAATCCTTGTCTTTGAGACATTAAGAAACCGTGAGCCTGACGTTCAGAACGCAGCGTTAGATGCACTCAAGCGCATCTACCAACAAGCTGATCGAAAAAAGTTACTCAATGCCTTGAAAAAAGCAATTAAGTCCAAGGATAACCGCGACAGACACGATGCACAGTGGGTGTTGGCTTCCCTTGGCAGAGACCACCCGGAGGAGATTGTGCCGATTCTTATAGACTTGCTAGACCATAAACGCAGGGAAACCCGTTTGAACGTTATCAAGGCGCTTGGTGCAATCGGGGATAAAAGCGCAATTCCGTTATTAGTAGAGGTCGTCAACTCTGGTGCAGCCAAATGGCAAAGAGACAGGGAAGATCCTGAAATACGTGGGCTTGCTGTCGAAGCATTGGGCAAAATCGGAGGGACCGCGGTAGAACAATTGGTCGAGATCGTCGAGAACAAGGGGTCCTCAATGCGTGTTGATGCGATTCAGGCGTTAGAGCAACTCGGTGATGAAAGGGCGGTTAAGCCATTGCTAGAGGTCTTAAGCGAACAAGGCAACCGAGAGGTCGTTGTCAACTTCTGA
- a CDS encoding metallophosphoesterase family protein: MKIGVTSDLHTDVTPLNKQILPHIVEAAEKAGLDIFILAGDLSPNLLELANILNAFTESNLDCPKLFVPGNHDIWVSEHPDITSEQKHDAITVVCRECDFYPLDAAPFVKNSVGFCGTIGWYDYSFRCKEYNFSEETYASKQLLGSVWNDSNYAKWDGTDPEIAYRFENKLRAQIHSIKDSVSQIIVTTHHVPFQECVHYRGTLPGDFFGAYMGSQGLGKTCLEEQLVTHALFGHTHTPVRQQVGNVNAICSPIGYLHQPPACDLSVYAQERLTCFEL, encoded by the coding sequence ATGAAAATTGGCGTTACCTCCGATCTGCATACCGATGTCACCCCGTTGAATAAACAGATTCTTCCGCATATCGTCGAAGCGGCTGAGAAAGCAGGCTTGGATATCTTCATCCTCGCTGGGGATCTATCGCCCAACCTGCTCGAACTCGCCAACATCCTGAACGCATTCACCGAATCTAACTTGGATTGCCCCAAATTATTCGTTCCCGGAAACCACGACATTTGGGTGAGCGAACATCCCGACATTACGAGCGAGCAGAAACACGATGCCATCACAGTAGTTTGTCGTGAGTGCGATTTCTATCCACTGGACGCTGCACCCTTCGTAAAAAACAGCGTTGGATTCTGCGGTACAATCGGATGGTATGACTACTCATTTCGATGCAAGGAGTACAATTTTTCAGAGGAGACATACGCATCGAAACAGTTATTGGGATCCGTTTGGAACGACTCAAATTACGCAAAATGGGATGGAACAGACCCGGAAATCGCCTACCGATTTGAGAATAAGTTGCGGGCCCAGATTCATTCAATCAAAGATTCCGTCTCGCAAATTATTGTGACAACCCACCACGTCCCCTTCCAAGAGTGCGTTCACTATCGCGGAACATTGCCGGGGGATTTCTTCGGTGCATACATGGGGAGTCAAGGACTCGGCAAGACCTGCCTCGAAGAACAACTCGTCACACACGCTCTCTTTGGACATACGCACACTCCAGTTAGGCAACAAGTTGGCAATGTCAATGCAATCTGTTCTCCGATTGGTTATCTACATCAGCCCCCCGCGTGTGATTTATCTGTCTATGCACAGGAAAGGCTTACCTGCTTCGAGCTTTGA
- a CDS encoding GNAT family N-acetyltransferase yields MTNSTRRCKRCESFGAVLLYRQNHKDLSRTQQGEVYRIVAEASGHAIGNIRLERHPLAPEIGEVGQLAVSAPFRQFAVADRLIEATEQVAEENGITTLQIELSPSEEAIINAYKGWGFDERPVITLQKTVGSSDTASASDQEAATDATLEPEEETEEDLQLEENTEDSSENSEDSHIEEQQQKLL; encoded by the coding sequence ATTACGAATTCGACCCGCCGCTGCAAACGATGCGAAAGCTTTGGAGCAGTACTGCTTTACCGGCAAAACCACAAAGATCTCTCACGGACGCAGCAGGGAGAGGTCTATCGAATTGTCGCTGAAGCGAGCGGACATGCGATCGGAAATATCCGGCTTGAGCGGCACCCCCTCGCCCCTGAAATTGGCGAAGTGGGCCAGTTGGCGGTTTCTGCGCCCTTTCGACAGTTCGCAGTCGCAGATAGGTTAATCGAAGCCACCGAGCAGGTTGCAGAAGAAAATGGCATCACAACGCTTCAGATTGAACTGTCTCCGTCGGAGGAGGCAATCATAAACGCTTACAAAGGATGGGGATTTGATGAACGTCCCGTTATCACATTGCAAAAAACAGTCGGCTCTTCTGATACGGCGAGCGCCTCTGACCAAGAAGCGGCCACCGACGCAACCCTTGAACCAGAAGAAGAGACCGAAGAAGATCTTCAACTAGAAGAAAACACCGAAGATTCCTCTGAAAATTCGGAGGATTCCCATATTGAAGAACAGCAACAAAAACTATTATAA
- a CDS encoding HEAT repeat domain-containing protein yields MQMELQQLDNDLDNRWSTTGVVVIDVNANGPASQANLEKGELISYVIGERTIQSTGDYKQAVKSAMKEDNNFIIKLTDGREIRLAVRRKGDKVGLEVDGSRVSKVTSGSPADTGNIKVGDMIQSVIDERNLQTIKDYKKALDEFAKHDSKVTFRTIELVGIKIGTVNALGNLGDVRAVQPLTVLLESEGSTLRQPAAQALERLVALSQLNTLFQQFQQANVDELPADQLNPRQRESAEILGLLTSDLENNRVTLNDPFGTQFRQRSAALYQKIIDGQMVELGQKYIKREVEPNQEIRRACISILGHLKPTAAIEDLIAVMEDSMEIPGIRFKAGLALSQIGEDSVDALIAAFDRGDASVKDIAASALGNIGGNKARNTLINALKTTDNPTIKLTVADAVAKVGRSPSIEALRLQREALPEGSGLRTFLDELQVLLFNVELKYQTHLNSENISAELRQEFKDNKIPLSQNAILSIQKKDSEWWIDDKDNQRMYIVRKEARKEEGRLNIYEPLDAQSMSYSVTN; encoded by the coding sequence TTGCAAATGGAACTCCAGCAGTTGGACAACGATCTCGACAATCGTTGGTCAACCACCGGCGTGGTTGTAATTGACGTAAATGCAAACGGTCCCGCAAGCCAAGCCAACCTTGAGAAAGGCGAACTAATCTCCTATGTGATTGGTGAACGAACAATTCAAAGTACAGGGGATTATAAACAAGCTGTCAAAAGTGCAATGAAAGAGGATAACAACTTTATCATCAAGCTGACGGATGGTCGAGAAATTCGGTTGGCTGTCCGAAGAAAGGGCGATAAAGTTGGCTTGGAAGTTGATGGATCACGCGTTAGCAAAGTGACTTCGGGAAGTCCCGCTGACACAGGCAACATCAAAGTGGGTGACATGATCCAAAGCGTAATTGATGAACGAAACCTCCAAACCATTAAAGACTATAAGAAAGCACTTGACGAATTTGCAAAGCACGATTCTAAGGTTACATTCCGCACAATTGAATTAGTTGGTATAAAGATTGGCACCGTCAATGCACTCGGTAACTTGGGCGATGTGCGTGCTGTTCAGCCATTGACTGTGCTTCTAGAGAGCGAAGGCAGTACCTTGCGTCAACCGGCTGCCCAAGCCTTAGAACGTCTCGTTGCCTTAAGTCAATTGAATACGCTATTTCAGCAATTTCAGCAAGCCAATGTTGATGAATTACCTGCCGATCAGCTAAACCCGCGGCAGCGTGAATCCGCCGAAATCTTGGGACTGCTTACGAGCGATCTTGAGAACAACCGCGTTACCCTCAACGACCCATTCGGCACACAATTTCGGCAGCGCTCCGCAGCCTTATACCAGAAGATAATTGATGGACAGATGGTAGAATTAGGACAGAAATATATCAAACGGGAGGTTGAACCGAATCAGGAGATTCGGCGGGCATGTATCTCCATTTTGGGACATCTCAAACCGACCGCTGCCATTGAGGATCTGATTGCCGTGATGGAAGATAGCATGGAGATTCCCGGCATCCGTTTCAAGGCGGGGCTTGCGCTGAGTCAGATCGGCGAGGACTCCGTTGATGCGCTCATTGCTGCCTTTGATCGTGGCGATGCAAGCGTTAAAGATATTGCCGCCTCGGCGCTCGGCAACATCGGTGGAAACAAGGCACGGAACACGTTAATCAACGCTCTCAAAACGACAGACAACCCAACGATTAAATTGACTGTCGCCGATGCCGTTGCCAAAGTCGGTCGTTCCCCTTCAATTGAGGCACTTCGTCTTCAGAGGGAAGCGCTTCCAGAAGGAAGTGGTTTAAGGACATTTCTCGACGAGCTACAGGTATTGCTGTTTAATGTTGAGTTAAAGTATCAAACTCATCTGAACAGTGAAAATATCTCAGCGGAGTTACGACAAGAGTTTAAAGATAACAAAATCCCGCTTTCTCAAAATGCCATCCTTTCGATTCAAAAGAAAGATAGCGAGTGGTGGATAGATGATAAGGATAATCAACGAATGTACATTGTCCGCAAAGAAGCCCGTAAAGAAGAGGGTAGGCTCAACATCTATGAACCGCTTGATGCACAATCAATGTCGTATTCGGTCACAAACTGA